Proteins from a single region of Chromobacterium sp. ATCC 53434:
- the fdhD gene encoding formate dehydrogenase accessory sulfurtransferase FdhD has protein sequence MRDGDGGERPGFVELDVVRHRAGASGAGRDRVAEETPVALVFNGISHAVMMATPRDLEPLAVGFALTEGIVARRAEIFDVEAEFVCGGAEVRLRIAEPAFLALKDRRRSLAGRSGCGVCGLESLDLLDLRPERMASPARPVDAAAIARAAGELPRHQALTQATGGAHAAAWCAPDGAVLAVFEDVGRHNALDKLIGRLALDGADFAGGFVFLSSRASYELARKAARMGIPLLATISAPTALAVDIARQAGLTLASFCRQDGFVEYTADR, from the coding sequence ATGCGGGACGGCGACGGCGGCGAACGCCCGGGCTTTGTCGAACTGGATGTGGTGCGCCATCGCGCCGGCGCGAGCGGCGCCGGCCGTGACCGGGTGGCCGAGGAGACGCCGGTGGCGCTGGTGTTCAACGGCATTTCGCATGCGGTGATGATGGCGACGCCGCGCGATCTGGAGCCGTTGGCGGTCGGCTTTGCTCTGACCGAGGGCATCGTCGCGCGGCGCGCCGAGATTTTCGACGTCGAGGCCGAGTTCGTCTGCGGCGGCGCCGAGGTCAGGCTGCGGATCGCCGAGCCGGCCTTTCTGGCGCTGAAGGACCGCCGGCGCAGCCTGGCCGGACGCAGCGGCTGCGGCGTCTGCGGCCTGGAAAGCCTGGACTTGCTCGATTTGCGGCCGGAGCGGATGGCGTCGCCGGCCCGGCCCGTCGACGCGGCGGCGATCGCGCGCGCGGCCGGCGAGCTGCCGCGGCATCAGGCGCTGACGCAGGCCACCGGCGGCGCGCACGCGGCGGCCTGGTGCGCGCCGGACGGCGCGGTGCTGGCGGTGTTCGAGGATGTCGGCCGCCATAACGCGCTGGACAAGCTGATAGGCCGGCTGGCGCTGGACGGCGCCGATTTCGCCGGCGGCTTCGTCTTCCTGTCCAGCCGCGCCAGCTACGAGCTGGCGCGCAAGGCGGCTCGGATGGGCATTCCGCTGCTGGCCACCATTTCGGCGCCGACGGCGCTGGCGGTGGACATCGCGCGGCAGGCCGGCCTGACGCTGGCCAGCTTCTGCCGCCAGGACGGCTTCGTCGAGTACACGGCGGATAGATAG
- a CDS encoding transcriptional regulator, whose amino-acid sequence MPESSAPEADQLDPAIAALLAQLWRAAQDGRPWSLPRLCKQSGLRMSTLRRCLTLLAELELADMELDESGRGRAWLSAEGLALCRGLFAPES is encoded by the coding sequence ATGCCAGAATCCTCCGCTCCCGAAGCCGACCAGCTCGACCCCGCCATCGCCGCGCTGCTCGCGCAATTGTGGCGCGCGGCCCAGGACGGCCGGCCGTGGTCGCTGCCCCGGCTGTGCAAGCAGTCCGGCCTGCGGATGAGCACGCTGCGGCGCTGCCTGACGCTGCTGGCCGAGCTGGAGCTGGCCGATATGGAATTGGACGAGAGCGGCCGCGGCCGCGCCTGGCTCAGCGCCGAAGGCCTGGCCTTGTGCCGCGGCCTGTTCGCGCCCGAAAGCTGA
- a CDS encoding FdhF/YdeP family oxidoreductase: MDHSKTKPRIEPYTPPAGGLGSLKSTTLTLVREKVPGSRYKTLFHQNQPDGFDCPGCAWPDREHTSTFEFCENGVKAVAAEATAKRVGADFFARHTVTELMAQSDHELEQHGRLTEPMAYDAASDHYLPIGWDQAFARIAEHLRALSDPDRAAFYVSGRTSNETAFLFQLFVRMYGTNNFPDCSNLCHESSSRALPQTVGVGKATVILDDFEHADTIMVFGQNPATNHPRMLNELRECARRGAAIVSINPLKERGLERFSSPQHPMDLVGGGVAISSLFIRPTLGGDFALIKGVAKRVLELDDAAVAAGGERVLDAAFLAEHCSGFDAFAADLRAESWPDLVAASGVPFEDIEALSRVYVNGKAVIATWGMGLTQHRDSVAAIQMLSNLMMMRGNIGRRGAGLCPVRGHSNVQGDRTMGIEDKPAQAFLDRLRDVYGFEPPREHGLDAVDTIKAMRDGRVQVFVGLGGNFAMATPDTPHTFEALRNCALTVQISTKLNRSHLVHGRDALILPTLGRTEIDLQKTGPQGVTVEDSMCMVHLSYGINPPAAGQLRAETDIVARMAHAALGSDKVDWLSYVDDYSRIRDDIAKVLDAFHDFNARVAKPGGFHLTPASRERRWLTASGKAQFVVNALEKDTPIARARALHGDRLMVLMTARSHDQYNTTIYALDDRYRGVYGQRRVLFIHRDDLALLGFAAGERVDIFTVWHDGVERRADGFLLVEYDIPRGCLGAYFPETNPLIPLDSVADVSNTPTFKSVPVLLKRS; this comes from the coding sequence ATGGACCACTCAAAGACCAAGCCTCGCATCGAACCCTATACGCCGCCCGCCGGCGGCCTGGGATCGCTGAAAAGCACCACGCTGACGCTGGTCCGGGAAAAAGTGCCGGGCAGCCGCTACAAGACGCTGTTCCACCAGAACCAGCCAGACGGCTTCGACTGCCCCGGCTGCGCCTGGCCCGACCGCGAGCACACGTCCACCTTCGAATTCTGCGAGAACGGCGTCAAGGCCGTCGCCGCCGAGGCCACCGCCAAGCGCGTCGGCGCCGACTTCTTCGCCCGCCATACCGTGACCGAGCTGATGGCGCAGTCGGACCACGAGCTGGAGCAGCACGGCCGGCTGACCGAGCCTATGGCCTACGACGCCGCCAGCGACCACTATCTGCCGATAGGCTGGGACCAGGCCTTCGCGCGGATCGCCGAACATCTGCGGGCGCTGTCCGACCCGGACCGGGCCGCCTTCTACGTTTCCGGCCGCACCAGCAACGAAACCGCCTTCCTGTTCCAGCTGTTCGTCCGCATGTACGGCACCAACAACTTCCCGGACTGTTCGAATCTGTGCCACGAATCGTCCAGCCGCGCGCTGCCGCAGACGGTGGGCGTCGGCAAGGCCACCGTCATCCTCGACGATTTCGAACACGCCGACACCATCATGGTCTTCGGCCAGAATCCGGCCACCAACCATCCGCGGATGCTGAACGAGCTGCGCGAGTGCGCCAGGCGCGGCGCCGCCATCGTCTCGATCAACCCGCTGAAGGAGCGCGGGCTGGAACGCTTTTCCAGCCCGCAGCACCCGATGGACCTGGTCGGCGGCGGCGTCGCCATCAGCTCCTTGTTCATCCGGCCGACGCTGGGCGGCGACTTCGCGCTGATCAAGGGCGTGGCCAAGCGGGTGCTGGAGCTGGACGACGCGGCCGTCGCCGCCGGCGGCGAGCGGGTGCTGGACGCGGCCTTCCTGGCCGAGCACTGCAGCGGCTTCGACGCCTTCGCCGCCGATCTCAGGGCCGAGAGCTGGCCGGATCTGGTCGCCGCCTCCGGCGTGCCGTTCGAGGACATCGAGGCGCTGAGCCGGGTCTATGTGAACGGCAAGGCTGTGATCGCCACCTGGGGCATGGGCCTGACCCAGCACCGCGATTCGGTGGCGGCGATACAGATGCTGTCCAATCTGATGATGATGCGCGGCAATATCGGCCGTCGCGGCGCCGGTCTGTGTCCGGTGCGCGGCCACTCCAATGTGCAGGGCGACCGCACGATGGGCATAGAAGACAAGCCGGCCCAGGCCTTCCTGGACCGGCTGCGCGACGTCTACGGCTTCGAGCCGCCGCGCGAGCACGGCCTGGACGCGGTGGACACCATCAAGGCGATGCGGGACGGCCGGGTCCAGGTCTTCGTCGGCCTGGGCGGCAACTTCGCGATGGCGACGCCGGACACGCCGCACACCTTCGAGGCGCTGCGAAACTGCGCGCTGACGGTGCAGATATCGACCAAGCTGAACCGCAGCCACCTGGTACACGGCCGCGACGCGCTGATCCTGCCGACGCTGGGCCGCACCGAGATCGACCTGCAGAAGACCGGCCCGCAAGGCGTGACGGTCGAGGACTCGATGTGCATGGTGCACCTGTCCTACGGCATCAATCCGCCGGCGGCCGGCCAATTGCGCGCCGAAACCGACATCGTCGCGCGGATGGCGCACGCCGCGCTCGGCAGCGACAAGGTCGACTGGCTGTCCTATGTCGACGACTATTCGAGGATACGCGACGACATCGCCAAGGTGCTGGACGCCTTCCACGACTTCAACGCCCGCGTCGCCAAACCCGGCGGCTTCCACCTGACCCCGGCCTCGCGCGAGCGGCGCTGGCTGACCGCCAGCGGCAAGGCGCAGTTCGTCGTCAACGCGCTGGAGAAGGACACGCCGATCGCCCGCGCCCGCGCGCTGCACGGCGACAGGCTGATGGTGTTGATGACGGCGCGCTCGCACGATCAGTACAACACCACGATCTACGCGCTGGACGACCGCTACCGCGGCGTCTACGGCCAGCGCCGGGTGCTGTTCATCCATCGCGACGACCTGGCGCTGCTGGGCTTCGCCGCCGGCGAGCGGGTAGACATCTTCACCGTCTGGCACGACGGCGTCGAGCGCCGCGCCGACGGCTTCCTGCTGGTGGAATACGACATCCCGCGCGGCTGCCTGGGCGCCTATTTCCCGGAAACCAATCCGCTGATCCCGCTGGACAGCGTCGCCGACGTCTCCAACACGCCGACCTTCAAATCGGTGCCGGTGCTGCTCAAAAGATCGTGA
- a CDS encoding EAL domain-containing protein, which yields MLNDSPQEQARILIVDDMASNIHVIREAVQDLGEVRFATSGQAALEMALRAVPDVILLDIEMPGMNGYEVCRAIKTTPQLQDIPVIFVTSHDQEVHELQALSMGGVDFLHKPLNVPVARVRIQTHLALQRKTRQLARAQRDLAEVLRHLPAFVACWDAELCNEFCNDDAGDWFGVDAAAMRGMPLHKALGEANFQAMAAHLQRALDGEHPSFDLQLQRRGGPLLHGQVELVHRAQDDGRPGCLMLITDVTDRKRAEMALYDEKERIRITLNSIGDAVIATNAHGRVTFVNPIAEQMTGWLAEEALGQPIEHVMPLRASESGQPVGNPVRLVLSEQRTVGMSLDCALQRRDGGLVEIEDSAAPIVDHAGRLTGAIIVFHDVSEARALALKMMHLAQHDALTNLPNRMLLQDRSGQALQQAEENGERLGLFILDIDHFKVINDSLGHSVGDQLLQQVARRLQGMARRGDTISRQGGDEFIILVPDPVSIEQLGSFASRMLKAVSEPYRIGEQRFDLSVSIGVSLYPDDSADQEELYRHADAAMYRAKAEGRNRYRFFSAEIEEALLTRQALERHIRMGAEQGGFLVYYQPKVDALDGTVVGVEALMRWRNEGEQIVSPVDFIPLAEETGLILPLGRFVLRQACLDAKSWHDAGRPLRIAVNVSAVQITEDDFSDAVRSILAETGLDPQWLELEITEGVLAQNIEQTMRVLSELKALGVLISIDDFGTGYSSLAYLKQFPIDVLKIDQSFVHDMLDNRSNFAIVAAIINMAEGLGLRLVAEGVETPEQEAALVNMGCSIMQGYLYSRPLPLAQIEPVLRERRIDRPWG from the coding sequence ATGTTGAATGATTCGCCACAGGAGCAGGCTCGCATCCTCATCGTCGACGACATGGCCAGCAATATCCATGTGATACGCGAGGCGGTGCAGGATCTGGGAGAGGTGCGCTTCGCCACCAGCGGCCAGGCGGCGCTGGAGATGGCGCTGCGCGCCGTGCCGGACGTGATTCTGCTCGATATCGAAATGCCGGGCATGAACGGCTATGAAGTGTGCCGGGCGATCAAGACCACGCCGCAGCTCCAGGACATTCCGGTGATCTTCGTCACCTCGCACGATCAGGAGGTGCACGAGCTGCAGGCGCTGAGCATGGGCGGCGTCGACTTCCTGCACAAGCCGCTGAACGTGCCGGTGGCGCGCGTGCGCATCCAAACCCATCTGGCGTTGCAGCGCAAGACCCGGCAGCTGGCGCGCGCGCAGCGGGATCTGGCCGAGGTGCTGCGGCATCTGCCGGCCTTCGTCGCCTGCTGGGACGCCGAGCTGTGCAACGAATTCTGCAACGACGACGCCGGCGACTGGTTCGGCGTGGACGCGGCCGCCATGCGCGGCATGCCGCTGCACAAGGCGCTGGGCGAGGCCAATTTCCAGGCGATGGCGGCCCATCTGCAGCGCGCGCTGGATGGCGAGCATCCGTCGTTCGACTTGCAGCTGCAGCGGCGCGGCGGCCCCTTGCTGCACGGCCAGGTGGAATTGGTGCATCGGGCGCAGGACGACGGCCGGCCCGGCTGCCTGATGCTGATCACCGACGTCACCGATCGCAAGCGCGCCGAGATGGCGCTGTACGACGAGAAGGAGCGCATACGGATCACGCTCAACTCGATAGGCGACGCGGTGATCGCCACCAATGCGCACGGCCGCGTGACCTTCGTCAATCCCATCGCCGAGCAGATGACCGGCTGGCTGGCCGAAGAGGCGTTGGGCCAGCCCATCGAACATGTGATGCCGCTGAGGGCGAGCGAGTCCGGCCAGCCTGTCGGCAATCCGGTGCGTCTGGTCTTGAGCGAGCAGCGCACGGTGGGCATGTCGCTGGACTGCGCGCTGCAGCGGCGCGACGGCGGCCTGGTGGAGATCGAGGATTCGGCGGCGCCCATCGTCGACCACGCCGGCAGGCTGACCGGCGCCATCATCGTGTTCCACGACGTCAGCGAGGCCCGCGCGCTGGCGCTGAAGATGATGCATCTGGCCCAGCACGACGCGCTGACCAATCTGCCCAACCGCATGCTGCTGCAGGACCGCAGCGGGCAGGCCTTGCAGCAGGCCGAAGAGAACGGCGAGCGGCTGGGCCTGTTCATTCTCGACATCGATCATTTCAAGGTGATCAACGACTCCTTGGGCCATTCCGTCGGCGACCAGCTGTTGCAGCAGGTGGCCCGCCGCCTGCAGGGCATGGCGCGTCGCGGCGACACCATCAGCCGCCAGGGCGGCGACGAATTCATCATCCTGGTGCCGGACCCGGTCAGCATCGAGCAGCTGGGCTCCTTCGCCAGCCGGATGCTGAAGGCGGTGTCGGAGCCGTACCGGATCGGCGAGCAGCGCTTCGATCTGTCGGTCAGCATAGGCGTCAGCCTGTACCCGGACGACAGCGCCGATCAAGAGGAGTTGTACCGCCACGCCGACGCGGCGATGTACCGCGCGAAGGCCGAGGGGCGCAACCGCTACCGTTTCTTCTCGGCCGAGATCGAGGAGGCGCTGTTGACGCGGCAGGCGCTGGAGCGCCACATCCGCATGGGCGCCGAGCAGGGGGGCTTTCTGGTCTACTACCAGCCCAAGGTGGACGCGCTGGACGGCACCGTCGTCGGCGTGGAGGCGCTTATGCGCTGGCGCAACGAGGGCGAGCAGATCGTGTCGCCGGTCGATTTCATCCCGCTGGCGGAGGAGACCGGGCTGATCCTGCCGCTGGGACGCTTCGTCCTGCGCCAGGCCTGCCTCGACGCCAAGTCCTGGCACGACGCCGGCCGGCCGCTGCGCATCGCCGTCAATGTGTCGGCGGTGCAGATCACCGAAGACGACTTCAGCGACGCCGTTCGGAGCATCCTCGCCGAAACCGGGCTGGACCCGCAATGGCTGGAACTGGAGATCACCGAGGGCGTGCTGGCGCAGAACATCGAGCAGACGATGCGGGTGCTGTCCGAGCTGAAAGCCCTGGGCGTGCTGATCTCGATAGACGATTTCGGCACCGGCTATTCCAGCCTGGCCTATCTGAAGCAGTTTCCGATCGACGTGTTGAAGATAGACCAGAGCTTCGTCCACGACATGCTGGACAACCGCAGCAATTTCGCCATCGTCGCCGCCATCATCAATATGGCCGAGGGGCTGGGGCTGCGGCTGGTGGCCGAAGGCGTGGAAACGCCGGAGCAGGAGGCGGCGCTGGTGAACATGGGGTGCAGCATCATGCAGGGCTATCTGTACAGCCGGCCCCTGCCGCTGGCGCAGATAGAACCTGTGCTGCGCGAGCGGCGGATAGACCGTCCCTGGGGCTGA
- a CDS encoding DHA2 family efflux MFS transporter permease subunit, whose product MNAVVAEQPHRGMITVSIMLATIMQALDTTIANVALPHMQGSLQSSQDQISWVLTSYIVAAAIATLLTGWLCGQWGRRKVFLVSVVGFTVASALCGLADSLWQIVAARLLQGVFGAALVPLSQAVLLDINTKEKVGQAMAIWGAGIMVGPILGPLLGGWLTDNASWRWVFYINLPVGVLAFYGIARYLPESKADNGRLDLFGLGTLCVAIGALQLFLDRGEQLDWFSSAEICAEAVVCVMAFVYFVIHTWSAPEGRSFLKRGLLTDRNFVTGTLFIFVVGMILYATMALLPTLLQSLLGYPVVYTGAVMAPRGVGTMLAMMLVGRLVHKIDPRLIMAGGFLLTALSLYQMAGIMPDMDSSTIVVSGFIQGAGLGFTFVPLSMVTFATLAPGLRNEGTPIYSLMRNIGSSVGISLVQMMLTEGTIRAHAALGEHVALGNPLLQSLPAAMNPFSDQGRALLNLELTRQAALLAYIDDFKIMMWLSLAVLPLLLLIRRPATGAPVTAAADSAH is encoded by the coding sequence ATGAACGCCGTCGTCGCCGAGCAGCCACATCGCGGCATGATAACCGTTTCCATCATGTTGGCAACCATCATGCAGGCCTTGGACACCACCATCGCCAATGTGGCCCTGCCGCATATGCAGGGCAGCCTGCAAAGTTCGCAGGATCAGATCAGCTGGGTGCTGACCTCCTACATCGTCGCCGCCGCCATCGCCACGCTGCTGACCGGCTGGCTGTGCGGGCAGTGGGGGCGGCGCAAGGTCTTCCTGGTGTCGGTGGTCGGTTTCACCGTGGCCTCGGCGCTGTGCGGCCTGGCGGACTCGCTGTGGCAGATTGTCGCGGCCCGGCTGTTGCAGGGGGTGTTCGGCGCCGCGCTGGTGCCGCTGTCGCAGGCGGTGCTGCTGGACATCAACACCAAGGAAAAAGTCGGCCAGGCGATGGCGATCTGGGGCGCCGGCATCATGGTCGGGCCGATACTGGGGCCGCTGTTGGGCGGCTGGCTGACCGACAACGCCAGCTGGCGCTGGGTGTTCTACATCAATCTGCCGGTCGGCGTATTGGCTTTCTACGGCATCGCCCGCTACCTGCCGGAGAGCAAGGCCGACAACGGCCGGCTGGACCTGTTCGGCCTGGGCACGCTGTGCGTGGCGATCGGCGCCCTGCAGCTGTTTCTGGACCGCGGCGAGCAGCTTGACTGGTTCAGCTCGGCCGAGATCTGCGCCGAGGCGGTGGTCTGCGTGATGGCCTTCGTCTATTTCGTCATCCACACCTGGTCGGCGCCGGAAGGACGCTCCTTTCTGAAGCGCGGCCTGCTGACGGACCGGAATTTCGTCACCGGCACCTTGTTCATCTTCGTGGTCGGGATGATTCTGTACGCGACGATGGCCTTGCTGCCGACGCTGCTGCAAAGCCTGCTGGGCTATCCGGTGGTGTACACCGGCGCGGTGATGGCGCCGCGCGGCGTCGGCACCATGCTGGCGATGATGCTGGTGGGCCGGCTGGTGCACAAGATCGATCCGCGGCTGATCATGGCCGGCGGCTTCCTGCTGACGGCGCTGTCCTTGTACCAGATGGCCGGCATCATGCCGGACATGGACAGTTCCACCATCGTGGTGTCCGGCTTCATCCAGGGCGCCGGCCTCGGCTTCACCTTCGTGCCGCTGAGCATGGTGACCTTCGCCACGCTGGCGCCGGGGCTGCGCAACGAGGGCACGCCTATCTACAGCCTGATGCGCAATATCGGCAGCAGCGTCGGCATCTCGCTGGTGCAGATGATGCTGACCGAGGGCACGATACGCGCGCACGCGGCGCTGGGCGAGCACGTGGCGCTGGGCAACCCGCTGTTGCAGAGCCTGCCGGCGGCGATGAACCCGTTCAGCGACCAGGGCAGGGCGCTGCTGAATCTGGAGCTGACGCGGCAGGCGGCGCTGCTGGCCTATATCGACGATTTCAAGATCATGATGTGGCTGTCGCTGGCGGTGCTGCCCTTGCTGCTATTGATCCGGCGGCCGGCCACCGGCGCCCCCGTGACCGCGGCGGCCGACAGCGCCCACTGA
- a CDS encoding MarR family winged helix-turn-helix transcriptional regulator, whose product MKLKLTERFGFLVSDAGRLYGRVFDQRARQQLGLSLAQCRLLGALAAHDGDSSLSQVELADRLDLTPMGVATLCDRMQAAGWLRRVACPNDRRVNKIELLPPAYDALKSAMALGDELQRQAQQGLDDAEAEQLQVLLRKVHANLGGLLSK is encoded by the coding sequence ATGAAACTGAAACTCACCGAACGCTTCGGCTTCCTGGTCAGCGACGCCGGCCGCCTGTACGGCCGCGTTTTCGATCAACGCGCAAGGCAACAGCTGGGCCTGTCGCTGGCGCAATGCCGGCTGCTGGGCGCGCTGGCGGCGCATGACGGCGACAGCAGCCTGTCGCAGGTCGAACTGGCCGATCGGCTGGATCTGACGCCGATGGGCGTGGCCACCCTATGCGACCGGATGCAGGCCGCCGGCTGGCTGCGGCGGGTGGCTTGTCCCAACGACCGCCGCGTCAACAAGATAGAGCTGCTGCCGCCGGCCTACGACGCGCTGAAGTCGGCGATGGCGCTGGGCGACGAATTGCAGCGCCAGGCGCAGCAAGGCCTGGACGACGCCGAAGCCGAGCAGTTGCAGGTCCTGCTGCGCAAGGTGCACGCGAATCTGGGCGGCCTGCTGTCGAAATGA
- a CDS encoding CbtA family protein produces the protein MVRSLLIRGMIAGFLASLLAFGFAKVVGEPQVDRAIAFEEQMEKASGHHDETPELVSREVQSGIGLFVGVGAFGTAVGGLFALVFAFAYGRVGALRARAVSALMALFGFVAFALVPFLKYPPNPPSVGDPGTIGWRTAMFFAMLGLSLAALVLALLLARKLAARLGAWNAALAAGVAFLILVLLAQWLLPEINEVPERLPAVLLWRFRVASFGIQAVLWTGLGVLFGGLVERLLEDGRGAFRVA, from the coding sequence ATGGTGAGAAGTTTGCTGATCCGCGGCATGATCGCGGGTTTTCTGGCCAGCCTGCTGGCATTCGGTTTCGCCAAGGTGGTCGGCGAGCCCCAGGTCGACCGCGCGATCGCCTTCGAGGAGCAGATGGAGAAGGCCAGCGGACATCACGACGAGACGCCGGAGCTGGTCAGCCGCGAGGTGCAGTCCGGCATCGGGCTGTTCGTCGGCGTCGGCGCCTTCGGCACGGCGGTCGGCGGCTTGTTCGCGCTGGTGTTCGCCTTCGCCTACGGCCGCGTCGGCGCGCTGCGCGCCCGCGCGGTCTCGGCGTTGATGGCCTTGTTCGGCTTCGTCGCCTTCGCCCTGGTGCCCTTCCTGAAATATCCGCCCAATCCGCCGTCGGTCGGCGATCCGGGCACCATAGGCTGGCGCACCGCGATGTTCTTCGCGATGCTGGGGCTGTCGCTGGCCGCCCTGGTGCTGGCGCTGCTGCTGGCCCGCAAGCTGGCCGCGCGGCTGGGCGCCTGGAACGCCGCCCTCGCCGCCGGCGTGGCGTTTCTGATTCTGGTGTTGCTGGCGCAATGGCTGCTGCCGGAAATCAACGAGGTGCCGGAACGGCTGCCGGCGGTGCTGCTGTGGCGTTTCCGCGTGGCTTCGTTCGGCATTCAGGCGGTGCTGTGGACCGGGCTGGGCGTGCTGTTCGGCGGCTTGGTGGAGCGCCTGCTGGAGGATGGCCGCGGCGCGTTCCGCGTCGCTTGA
- a CDS encoding CbtB-domain containing protein, protein MHASPTIAPALEPASIPIRELLPWAVFGSLLMLLAIYFVGVEEGAMAVFNSMYVHEFVHDGRHLLGFPCH, encoded by the coding sequence ATGCACGCAAGCCCCACCATCGCGCCGGCGCTGGAGCCGGCATCCATTCCCATCCGCGAACTGCTGCCGTGGGCGGTTTTCGGCAGCCTGCTGATGCTGCTGGCGATTTATTTCGTCGGCGTAGAGGAGGGGGCCATGGCCGTCTTCAACAGCATGTATGTGCACGAATTCGTCCACGACGGCCGGCATCTGCTCGGCTTCCCCTGCCACTGA
- a CDS encoding histidine phosphatase family protein, producing MSTRLILLCQPATAALRAGRFPADEAPDPEQQPVIAELAAVLEQPERVLCGPARCARRTAEWLRWPADDDAALREVDYGRWSGQALKRIADDEPSALAAWLSDPEWNGHGGESLSAAAGRVGDWLEQYRSDARLTLAIAPPSAIKAAILHVLRAPVAACWQLDIAQLTLTTLSRHQGKWRLQASGAPAHAAGRAG from the coding sequence ATGAGTACACGCCTGATTCTGCTGTGCCAGCCCGCCACCGCCGCGCTGCGCGCCGGCCGCTTTCCGGCCGACGAAGCGCCGGACCCGGAACAGCAGCCCGTCATCGCCGAACTGGCCGCCGTCCTGGAACAGCCCGAGCGGGTGTTGTGCGGCCCGGCGCGCTGTGCCCGGCGCACCGCCGAGTGGCTGCGATGGCCGGCCGACGACGACGCCGCGCTGCGGGAAGTCGACTACGGCCGCTGGAGCGGACAGGCGCTGAAACGGATCGCCGACGACGAGCCGTCCGCGCTCGCCGCGTGGCTGTCCGATCCGGAATGGAACGGCCACGGCGGCGAATCGCTGAGCGCGGCGGCGGGGCGCGTCGGCGACTGGCTGGAACAGTATCGCTCCGATGCCCGGCTGACGCTGGCCATCGCGCCGCCCAGCGCGATCAAGGCGGCGATCCTGCACGTGCTGCGGGCGCCGGTCGCCGCCTGCTGGCAGCTCGACATCGCGCAGCTGACGCTGACGACGCTGTCGCGCCACCAGGGCAAGTGGCGGCTGCAGGCCAGCGGCGCGCCGGCGCATGCCGCCGGCCGGGCCGGCTGA
- a CDS encoding cold-shock protein → MATGTVKWFNDAKGFGFITPDEGGEDLFAHFSAINSSGFKSLKDGQRVSFDVVTGPKGKQASNILPQ, encoded by the coding sequence ATGGCAACCGGTACCGTGAAGTGGTTCAACGATGCAAAAGGTTTTGGCTTTATCACTCCGGATGAAGGCGGTGAGGATTTGTTCGCGCACTTCTCCGCAATCAACTCCAGCGGTTTCAAATCGCTGAAGGACGGCCAGCGGGTAAGCTTTGACGTGGTCACTGGCCCCAAGGGCAAACAGGCCTCCAATATTTTGCCCCAGTAA
- a CDS encoding MarR family winged helix-turn-helix transcriptional regulator has protein sequence MEDIDQLRLRLTSSLRPLGVLWRHIAQEVLQQHGVSVSGGAALLFIHRLGEGASHRRLAEELGMEAASLVRIVDKLSQDGLVRREQSEQDRRVKTLWLTDAGRTQTALLETELVTLRARVLAPLSRSDLEAALRVFQTLEAAAQAQPAPLQD, from the coding sequence ATGGAAGACATCGATCAATTGCGCCTGAGGCTGACCAGCAGCCTGCGCCCGCTGGGCGTGCTGTGGCGGCATATCGCGCAGGAAGTATTGCAGCAACACGGCGTCTCGGTATCCGGCGGCGCGGCCCTGCTGTTCATCCACCGCCTCGGCGAAGGCGCCAGCCACCGCCGGCTGGCCGAGGAGCTCGGCATGGAAGCGGCCTCGCTGGTGCGCATCGTCGACAAGCTGAGCCAGGACGGGCTGGTACGGCGCGAACAGAGCGAGCAGGACCGCCGCGTCAAGACCTTGTGGCTCACCGACGCCGGCCGGACGCAGACCGCCCTGCTGGAAACCGAGTTGGTGACGCTGCGCGCGCGGGTGCTGGCGCCGCTGAGCCGCTCGGACCTGGAAGCCGCGCTGCGGGTGTTCCAGACGCTGGAAGCCGCGGCGCAGGCCCAGCCGGCCCCGCTGCAGGACTGA